A stretch of the Hypomesus transpacificus isolate Combined female chromosome 12, fHypTra1, whole genome shotgun sequence genome encodes the following:
- the LOC124474939 gene encoding LOW QUALITY PROTEIN: protein Shroom2-like (The sequence of the model RefSeq protein was modified relative to this genomic sequence to represent the inferred CDS: deleted 1 base in 1 codon), whose product MDVVDYRTDLRLSAVKVKWFQDVGRQKTSGEDDNIYELVDVHLTGGAPWGFTLRGGREHREPLIITKVEEGSKAAAVSLQVGDEIVNINTIPLSGTRQEAVCLVKSSYKSLALVVRRSDEPVSRPHSWHSAKLTEDQPEPSAQSPPAQSPPAQSPPAPAPEPVWQLKHEARPGPRSGDPANLRLMSSSVNSMERQGHPSPPFPQGHPSPPFPQGHPFAPPPPRLSSPTPGKRDSSFSCFSATSSPPDPPQPSANSSSTENIFYKGLQNEAARPGERPRFLQLPLGNGGWESPRAEDQPGSRFSSSGRSNIGPVWHIPERRKTSPSSSSSSSSPPPPPPLRSDSFAATKVFPYPEGPGVYAHSKLQGRSMDRLSDTHRGLPSPHQEDPSEARRSYNPPQKDFLHPSAAAEDRKHDQLNPNKMFSQSSLDIRQSPSPFTQPPHHQRQYSDESTFYLHTRVAPPAKPQSVGSYYRSLQDLPTNSPGQARTSTASLSTSTIDQYPDLGGHIRYYCITAKQPRDQEESPVWQAKANGGGGGGGGGGGGGWRMNAESNRRLSHNDKSSSSSQMGGKIRYSPPQPPPPHADSREHNGQFRPANGHAISGLSSNGKASSEEKAGPRKGLDVETLGRKSSPSEAKVSPPRDLPQDPWPVQDDRRFCPQKTPLLHSLVQEGRSLVERPLPPPPAGEAPAELSTGKLARRSNRYATTLRNEIQLKRAQLQKSRSAATLSCSERAEEKTSTSSSSEGSFSTSYKDHLKEAQARVLQATSFRRRDLEPPGADPPAGKQASSSGHVTRIGGRKRFPLNKRMHSFSEPDQINKVGVEGGSRIQTPGSFVDRQKFFETTLAQPAFSRPPPKPGQQSCGSAGAVEPGEGRGQGTLSGEALEGGRLAHVGEPSSWLHPQGPDPNPLSPRRRQALLDQQRLGTFAEYQATWGMQRKSSDTRTQGRYHSAENILDPEVEEKSVCVHERSRSSPSANFHGQNPPVPWREAADQSSLEHRRDHPCYPHRETSECGGGERPARSPQIPPSSPPWSHSCSRQATTSPPPDHALQPGPGDHAPTLPLNPHIPSPASPASQPPKSLPPPQRPHVGLETTASSLEFLPDAQAHPGLWSSHPGTQLDPAPVRGSSLGTALALAPCPGRGSGLEAGRRPEGEEEASEEEEGQRGATEPPPSSSSSSSFAPLSSKPATHTLRALSSDGARSPSTHAAPPPSEAPPTLVDKASLSVQNETQTRPASRIESVMESSCPEKKAPVKVVHAESSEEREGHRSLLQGPQGGPEGVCSPEIPLGPLDLHNPLPHPQPSSHALVCAFTRPLSTPDTSPAKEALSWAPDEGQNHNQDQGPPPALPPCITVLGRRCEEDLKREELARDIMGRDRSLADILDQSRRRTTMDLMEGIFPQGQQLLQGTHQRRKVGPKQTSPRAADNRDEEEGLGVSASVSLVPSSSYYSTSAPKAELLIKMKGMQEQMQEPDQEEEEEEEEDANLASKKQELIDSLSRKLQVLREARESVQEDVLDNNALGREVEATVQQACRPNQLDKFRMFVGDLDKVVSLLLSLSGRLARVENALNSLEGDAPAEEKRTLMEKRKLLIRQHEDAKELKENLDRREGVVYCIMAAHLSQESLDDYQHFVKMKSALIIEQRKLEDKIKLGEEQLKCLTDSLPLEQRMLF is encoded by the exons ATGGACGTCGTTGATTACCGGACGGACCTTCGACTTTCGGCAGTAAAGGTCAAGTGGTTTCAAGATGTTGGCCGACAGAAGACTTCTGGAGAAGATGACAACATTTATGAACTTGTCGATGTTCATCTCACCGGCGGGGCGCCATGGGGATTCACTCTGAGAGGGGGTCGGGAACACCGCGAGCCTCTCATCATAACCAAG gtggaggagggcagcaaGGCTGCAGCAGTGAGTCTGCAGGTGGGGGATGAGATCGTCAACATCAACACCATCCCCCTCAGCGGCACCAGGCAGGAGGCCGTCTGCCTGGTAAAGAGCTCCTACAAGAGCCTGGCGCTGGTGGTGCGAAG GAGTGATGAACCAGTATCACGGCCTCATTCCTGGCACTCAGCCAAGTTGACGGAAGACCAACCAGAGCCCTCTGCCCAGAGCCCCCCTGCCCAGAGCCCCCCTGCCcagagcccccctgcccccgcccccgaGCCGGTATGGCAGCTGAAACATGAGGCTAG gcccgGCCCCAGGTCTGGAGATCCCGCCAACCTGCGCCTGATGTCCAGCTCTGTGAACAGCATGGAAAGACAGgggcacccctccccccccttcccccaggggcacccctccccccccttcccccaggggcacccc ttcgcccctcccccccccaggctcaGCAGCCCGACGCCCGGCAAGAGAGACTCCAGCTTCAGCTGCTTCTCTgccacctccagccccccggACCCCCCCCAACCCAGCGCCAACAGCTCCAGCACAGAGAACATCTTCTACAAGGGGCTCCAGAACGAGGCGGCCAGGCCGGGAGAGCGGCCCCGGTTCCTGCAGCTGCCCCTGGGGAACGGAGGCTGGGAAAGCCCCAGAGCCGAGGACCAGCCCGGGTCTCGTTTCTCCAGCTCAGGCCGGTCCAACATAGGTCCCGTGTGGCACAttccagagaggaggaaaacctccccttcctcatcctcctcctcctcctcgccacccccaccccctcctctacgCAGCGACAGTTTCGCTGCCACCAAGGTCTTCCCCTACCCCGAGGGCCCGGGTGTGTATGCCCACTCCAAGCTCCAGGGCAGGAGCATGGACCGGCTGTCGGACACCCACAGGGgcctccccagcccccatcaGGAGGATCCCTCGGAGGCCCGACGCAGTTACAACCCCCCTCAGAAGGACTTCCTCCACCCCAGCGCAGCGGCGGAAGACCGCAAACACGACCAGCTCAACCCCAACAAGATGTTCTCC CAGTCCAGCCTAGACATAAGGCAGAGCCCGTCGCCCTTCACCCAGCCTCCCCACCACCAGAGGCAGTACAGCGACGAGAGCACCTtctacctgcacaccagggtGGCACCTCCGGCCAAGCCCCAGAGTGTGGGTAGTTACTACCGCAGCCTCCAGGACCTCCCCACCAACAGCCCCGGTCAGGCCAGGACCTCCACCGCCTCCCTGTCCACCTCCACCATCGACCAGTACCCAGACCTCGGGGGCCACATCAGGTACTACTGCATCACAGCCAAGCAGCCAAGGGACCAGGAAGAGAGCCCAGTCTGGCAGGCCAAGGCaaacggaggaggagggggaggaggaggaggagggggaggaggctggaggatgaATGCAGAATCAAACCGACGCCTCAGTCACAATGACAAGAGTTCCTCCAGCTCGCAGATGGGCGGGAAGATCAGGTACTCTCCGCCTCAACCTCCACCGCCTCACGCCGACAGCAGGGAGCACAACGGACAGTTCAGACCAGCCAATGGGCACGCGATCTCAGGCCTGTCCTCCAATGGCAAGGCCAGCTCGGAGGAGAAGGCGGGTCCGAGGAAGGGGCTCGATGTGGAGACCCTAGGGAGGAAGTCGTCTCCCAGCGAGGCCAAGGTGAGCCCGCCCAGGGACCTCCCGCAGGACCCCTGGCCGGTGCAGGACGACCGGAGGTTCTGCCCCCAGAAGACCCCTCTGCTCCACAGCCTAGTCCAGGAGGGCAGGAGCCTGGTAGAGAGACCGCTTCCACCGCCGCCCGCCGGCGAAGCCCCCGCTGAGCTCTCAACCGGCAAACTGGCCAGGCGCAGCAACCGCTATGCCACCACCCTCCGCAACGAGATCCAGCTGAAGAGAGCCCAGCTGCAGAAAAGCCGGAGCGCGGCCACCCTGAGCTGCTCCGAGCGGGCGGAGGAGaagacctccacctcctcctcctcagagggttccttctccacctcctacaAGGACCACCTGAAGGAGGCCCAGGCCAGGGTCCTCCAGGCCACCTCCTTcaggaggagagacctggagcCCCCTGGAGCCGATCCCCCCGCGGGGAAGCAAGCGTCCAGCAGCGGCCACGTGACTCGCATCGGCGGCCGGAAACGTTTCCCCCTGAACAAGAGGATGCACTCTTTCTCTGAGCCGGACCAGATCAACAAGGTCGGGGTGGAGGGCGGCTCTCGGATCCAGACCCCAGGCTCCTTCGTAGACCGACAGAAGTTCTTCGAGACGACGTTGGCACAGCCGGCCTTCTCCAGACCGCCACCGAAGCCGGGCCAGCAGAGCTGCGGCAGCGCCGGCGCGGTGGAgccaggagagggcagaggacaGGGGACCCTGTCAGGGGAGGCCCTGGAGGGCGGGAGGCTGGCTCATGTTGGGGAGCCTTCCTCCTGGCTCCACCCCCAGGGCCCAGACCCCAACCCCCTCAGCCCCCGCCGCAGGCAGGCCCTGCTGGACCAGCAGAGGCTGGGAACATTCGCCGAGTACCAGGCCACCTGGGGCATGCAGAGGAAGAGCTCAGACACCAGGACACAGGGGAGGTACCACTCTGCTGAGAACATTCTGGACCCTGAGGTCGAGGAGAAATCGGTCTGTGTGCACGAGAGGTCACGCTCGTCACCTTCTGCGAACTTTCATGGACAG AACCCTCCTGTTCCCTGGAGAGAAGCTGCAGACCAGTCCTCCCTGGAACACAGGCGTGACCATCCCTGCTACCCCCATAG AGAGACCAgtgagtgtggagggggagagaggccagCACGGTCTCCCCAGATCCCTCCCTCGTCTCCTCCCTGGAGCCACTCCTGTTCCAGACAGGCCACCACATCCCCGCCCCCCGACCACGCGCTCCAGCCAGGCCCCGGAGACCACGCCCCCACGCTCCCCCTGAACCCCCACATCCCCAGCCCTGcgtctccagccagccagcctcccaAGAGCCTCCCCCCGCCACAGAGGCCGCACGTGGGCCTGGAAACCACAGCCTCCTCCCTGGAATTCCTGCCTGACGCACAGGCTCATCCAGGGCTCTGGTCCAGCCACCCTGGCACCCAGCTGGATCCTGCCCCAGTCAGGGGCTCCTCTCTGGGCACCGCCCTGGCTCTCGCTCCCTGCCCTGGGAGGGGCTCTGGTCTGGAAGCGGGGAGACggccagagggggaggaggaggcgtcagaggaagaggaggggcagagaggagctACAGAGCCAccgccctcctcttcctcctcttcctccttcgctcctctctcctccaagcCTGCAACACACACGCTGAGAGCTCTCTCGTCAGACGGGGCGCGTTCCCCCTCGACGCACGCCGCTCCCCCTCCGAGCGAGGCTCCTCCGACGCTGGTGGACAAGGCTTCGCTCTCCGTGCAGAATGAGACTCAGACCAG GCCAGCCAGCAGGATAGAGAGTGTGATGGAGTCGtcttgtcctgagaagaaggctCCGGTGAAGGTTGTCCATGCTGAGagcagcgaggagagagagggtcaccGGTCTCTGCTCCAGGGTCCTCAGGGGGGCCCAGAAGGTGTCTGCTCCCCGGAGATCCCCCTAGGCCCCCTGGACCTCCAcaatcctctcccccacccccagcccagctcCCATGCCCTGGTCTGTGCCTTCACACGCCCCCTCAGCACACCAGATACCAGCCCCGCTAAGGAGGCCCTGTCTTGGGCCCCAGACGAGGGCCAGAATCACAACCAGGACCAGGGGCCTCCGCCTGCCCTCCCTCCGTGCATCACCGTCCTGGGCCGGCGCTGTGAGGAGGACCTGAAGAGGGAGGAGCTGGCCCGGGACATCATGGGCAGGGATCGCTCCCTGGCTGACATCCTGGaccagagcaggaggaggaccaCCATGGACCTGATGGAGGGTATCTTCCCCCAGGGACAGCAGCTCCTGCAGGGGACTCACCAGCGTAGGAAGGTCGGCCCCAAGCAGACCTCCCCCAGGGCCGCAGACAACAG GGACGAAGAGGAgggtctgggtgtgtctgcCTCCGTCTCCCTGGTCCCCAGCTCCTCCTACTACAGCACGTCTGCTCCCAAAGCAGAGCTCCTCATCAAGATGAAGGGCATGCAGGAGCAGATGCAGGAGccagaccaggaggaggaggaggaggaggaggaggatgctaACCTGGCCAGCAAGAAG CAGGAGCTGATTGACAGCCTGAGCAGGAAGCTGCAGGTGCTGCGCGAGGCGCGGGAGAGCGTGCAGGAGGACGTGCTGGACAACAACGCGCTGGGCCGCGAGGTGGAGGCCACCGTGCAGCAGGCCTGCAGGCCCAACCAGCTGGACAAGTTCCGCATGTTTGTGGGCGACCTGGACAAGGTGGTCA